The segment GCCCCTGTGCCGCATCCCTCGCGGGCGGCCTTCAGGCCGAGATTGTCGCGCAGCACATCGAGGAGCAGCGCGTTGGCGGCGATGTTGAGGCGGCGCGGCTCGCCGTTGACGCGGATCGAGATGGTAAACCGGCCGGGGGCGCTCATGCGGTGACCTCCCGGCCCTCTTTTTCCCGGAGCGCCCGCAGCACCTTCTCGGGGGTCACCGGCACCTCGCCCAGCCAGATTCCCGCCGCGTCGTGGATGGCGTTCAGGACGGCGGGAATGAACGAGAGCGTTCCCGACTCGCCGATGCCCCTTGCGCCGTAGGGGCCGGTCTCGACCGGGTACTCGACCGGCACGGCCCGCAGGTCGGCCGGCACGTCCCGGAAGGCGGGCAGGGGATATTCGAGAAAACTCCCGTTCACGAGCCGGCCGTCCTCGAGGCGCATCTCCTCGAACAGCGTGAAGCCGAGCGTCATGATGGCCGCGCCCTCGAGCTGTTCCACGCAGTGGCGGGGGTTGATGGCGCGGCCCGCGTCTCCGACGATGGCGAGCTTCGTGATTTTCACGAAACCCGTTTCGGTGTCCACCTCCACCTCGGCGCCCACCGCCCCCGCGAACCAGTGTTCGGTCATCTTTTCGGTCTGTCCGGTCTCGGGGTCCGACTTGTCGATCTGGCTCTGGAAGGTGCCCACTCCGGTCAGGGTGGTGCCCGGCGCGCCGAAGCGCCGGATGAAAAGCTGCGGGATGGTGATGCTCCGCTCGGGGGTGGAGCGGACGAAGGCGCGCTCCGCCTTCAGGTCGAGTTCTTCCGCGTCGGCCTCAAGTGCCTCGGCGGCGGGTTCGAGGAGCATC is part of the bacterium genome and harbors:
- a CDS encoding molybdopterin-dependent oxidoreductase — encoded protein: VSNAIVELNSDGSALVRCATVEMGQGATTAYAMMAAEELGLSPQKVRVTIPDTDQSPFDTITAGARSIYHMGNAVQGAAGSVRKMLLEPAAEALEADAEELDLKAERAFVRSTPERSITIPQLFIRRFGAPGTTLTGVGTFQSQIDKSDPETGQTEKMTEHWFAGAVGAEVEVDTETGFVKITKLAIVGDAGRAINPRHCVEQLEGAAIMTLGFTLFEEMRLEDGRLVNGSFLEYPLPAFRDVPADLRAVPVEYPVETGPYGARGIGESGTLSFIPAVLNAIHDAAGIWLGEVPVTPEKVLRALREKEGREVTA